One region of Candidatus Omnitrophota bacterium genomic DNA includes:
- the fsa gene encoding fructose-6-phosphate aldolase — protein sequence MKLFIDTANINEIREANAIGIIDGVTTNPSLIAKEGRDFIAVVKEICSIVDGPISAEVISLKSDEMVREAAVLAKIHKNIVIKIPLIAEGLKAAKILSKEGIKTNLTLCFSPTQALLAAKAGATYVSPFIGRLDDISLTGMDLIRDIKTIFTNYSFKTQIIVASVRNPLHVLDAARIGADIATVPYGTLMALLKHPLTDIGISKFLKDWQSVAKK from the coding sequence ATGAAATTATTCATAGATACCGCGAATATAAATGAGATACGTGAAGCCAACGCTATAGGCATCATAGACGGCGTCACCACCAATCCTTCCCTGATAGCGAAAGAAGGCAGGGACTTCATCGCGGTAGTAAAAGAGATCTGTTCGATAGTAGACGGCCCCATAAGCGCCGAGGTCATAAGTTTAAAATCAGATGAAATGGTCAGGGAAGCGGCTGTTCTCGCGAAGATACACAAGAATATCGTAATAAAGATACCTCTTATTGCGGAAGGTTTAAAAGCCGCGAAGATATTATCGAAAGAGGGGATAAAGACCAATCTGACTTTGTGTTTTTCTCCAACCCAGGCCTTACTGGCCGCCAAGGCGGGAGCTACTTACGTCAGCCCGTTTATAGGCCGGCTCGACGATATAAGCCTGACCGGTATGGATCTGATCAGGGACATAAAGACGATATTCACCAACTATTCTTTCAAGACCCAGATAATTGTGGCAAGCGTAAGAAATCCGCTCCACGTCCTCGATGCGGCTAGGATAGGGGCGGATATAGCGACGGTGCCGTATGGCACGTTGATGGCACTGCTGAAACATCCGCTGACCGATATAGGAATAAGCAAATTCCTAAAGGACTGGCAGAGTGTTGCGAAAAAATAA
- the accD gene encoding acetyl-CoA carboxylase, carboxyltransferase subunit beta, which yields MPFFPRKPKYTIVRVAKKRDIPSDLWTRCEDCNELIYNKKLDENMRVCPKCNYHFGLGARERVALLTDEGSFKEMDADMESLDPLVFAGPKTYKEKVKKDQELTKLKDAVITGEGTMNGVPIVLGVTDSRFIMGSMGSVVGEKLTRAIERATAKRIPLIIVSASGGGARMYEGMYSLMQMAKTSAALCKHDRAGCVFISILTNPTMAGIMASFASLGDIIMAEPKALIGFTGPRVIEQTIRQKLPAGFQRAEFLLSHGLIDMIVPRKNMKETLSKLLTYF from the coding sequence ATGCCGTTTTTTCCTAGAAAACCGAAATATACGATAGTCAGAGTTGCGAAGAAGAGGGACATCCCGAGCGATCTCTGGACCAGATGCGAGGATTGCAACGAGCTCATTTATAACAAGAAGCTCGACGAGAATATGCGTGTATGCCCGAAGTGCAATTACCACTTCGGCTTAGGAGCCAGAGAAAGGGTAGCCCTCCTGACGGATGAGGGCAGTTTTAAAGAGATGGACGCCGACATGGAGTCGCTCGACCCGCTCGTCTTCGCCGGGCCAAAGACATATAAAGAAAAGGTAAAGAAAGACCAGGAACTTACCAAACTTAAAGACGCCGTCATTACCGGCGAAGGCACTATGAACGGTGTTCCCATAGTCCTGGGTGTTACCGATTCGCGATTTATTATGGGTTCGATGGGCTCGGTAGTCGGCGAAAAACTGACAAGGGCGATCGAGCGCGCTACCGCCAAGCGCATTCCTCTTATCATAGTGTCCGCCTCCGGAGGCGGCGCCAGAATGTATGAGGGGATGTATTCGCTTATGCAGATGGCCAAGACATCGGCGGCTTTATGCAAGCACGACAGGGCCGGATGTGTATTCATATCGATTCTTACAAATCCCACCATGGCGGGTATTATGGCGAGCTTTGCGTCGCTGGGCGATATAATAATGGCGGAGCCGAAGGCCCTTATCGGGTTTACCGGCCCACGCGTCATAGAGCAGACGATAAGACAGAAGCTTCCGGCCGGTTTCCAAAGGGCGGAGTTTTTGCTCAGCCATGGTCTCATCGACATGATAGTGCCCCGTAAGAACATGAAGGAGACGCTGTCGAAGCTCCTCACGTATTTTTAA
- a CDS encoding corrinoid protein: MKEKILNDIKEALMRGDRNGVTKLTKDALDAGIAIPDILDKGLIAGMETIGKKFKNNEIFIPEVLISAKAMHAGMALIEPHFLKCGIKPVGKVVIGTVKGDLHDIGKNIVSMMFKGACFDVTDCGIDVPTEKFIEAIRNSGADILAMSSLLTTSMGSMKDTIRGLKEAGLRDKIKIMVGGAPVTQEFAMSIEADGYAKDAALAVDKAKELLKR; the protein is encoded by the coding sequence ATGAAAGAAAAAATATTAAACGATATTAAAGAAGCGCTGATGCGCGGCGACAGGAATGGCGTAACGAAGCTTACCAAAGACGCTCTCGACGCCGGCATTGCTATACCCGATATTCTCGATAAAGGCCTCATTGCCGGCATGGAGACTATAGGGAAGAAGTTCAAAAATAACGAGATATTCATTCCGGAAGTTTTGATATCGGCCAAGGCGATGCATGCCGGTATGGCTCTTATCGAGCCGCATTTCCTTAAATGCGGCATAAAGCCGGTCGGCAAGGTCGTTATAGGGACGGTAAAAGGCGACCTCCACGATATAGGCAAGAATATTGTCAGTATGATGTTTAAAGGCGCGTGCTTCGATGTTACGGATTGCGGTATAGATGTGCCGACGGAGAAGTTTATAGAGGCGATCAGAAATAGCGGCGCGGATATACTGGCCATGTCGTCGCTTCTTACGACGTCGATGGGTTCGATGAAAGATACCATCAGGGGCCTGAAAGAAGCCGGCCTCCGCGATAAAATAAAGATAATGGTCGGCGGAGCGCCGGTAACTCAGGAGTTCGCCATGTCGATAGAAGCGGATGGTTACGCTAAGGACGCCGCGCTCGCCGTAGACAAGGCGAAGGAATTGTTAAAAAGGTAG
- a CDS encoding diguanylate cyclase, which produces MFSLKFLNIMLLMAAPLAYFFLSYRIIVIISAIVVSVLMFACRLDPLNSFLAAAVFGLIQASAIVYKKIIEEERGELSLKLEKENGRKLGLQEKLKALEDEERAMKEDELMIVNLFEITKKMSESLKFIDIFNVFSTFLKSNFSFRKCDLLVLNWDSSGLPRLDRSYSVWQEDSQTASKQIANYGKLIQNFLHNPQKIHASMDSDKDMFEKMGVEDPGVATFTAIPLFNEQKLAAMLTVENLPTEELEKFLILSMQFTLEIKKVLLYETVEKLAITDSLTGLYLRRYFHERIAEELQRSNRYKFEFAFLMIDIDDFKRTNDTCGHLVGDVILKDLGHLIKESVREIDLVSRYGGEEFAVVLPETSPQGAMLVADRIRKRIEEHLFKAYDEALKITISTGVSAYPQDSDEVNALIEKADIAMYDAKKSGKNVVCRYKR; this is translated from the coding sequence TTGTTCAGCCTGAAATTCCTGAATATAATGCTTTTAATGGCGGCGCCGCTGGCGTATTTTTTCCTTTCATACCGCATCATCGTTATAATATCCGCGATCGTTGTTTCCGTGCTTATGTTCGCGTGCCGGCTTGATCCTTTAAATTCATTTCTGGCCGCCGCTGTTTTCGGTCTTATACAGGCGAGCGCGATAGTCTATAAAAAAATAATCGAAGAAGAACGCGGCGAGCTTTCTTTAAAACTGGAGAAGGAGAATGGCAGGAAGCTTGGTCTTCAGGAAAAACTGAAGGCGCTTGAAGATGAAGAGCGCGCGATGAAAGAAGACGAGCTCATGATAGTAAATCTCTTCGAGATAACGAAAAAGATGTCGGAGAGCCTAAAATTCATAGATATTTTTAACGTCTTTAGCACTTTTCTTAAAAGCAACTTCTCATTCAGGAAGTGCGATCTTCTTGTGCTGAACTGGGATTCGTCCGGGCTTCCGCGGCTGGACAGGAGCTACAGCGTATGGCAGGAAGACAGTCAGACTGCGTCGAAACAGATAGCCAACTACGGCAAGCTCATACAAAATTTTCTCCATAATCCGCAGAAGATACATGCCTCCATGGATTCCGATAAGGATATGTTTGAAAAGATGGGCGTAGAAGACCCCGGCGTAGCTACGTTCACAGCGATCCCGCTATTTAACGAGCAGAAATTAGCCGCCATGCTCACGGTGGAAAATCTGCCTACCGAAGAACTGGAAAAATTCCTTATACTTTCGATGCAGTTTACCCTCGAAATAAAGAAGGTGCTTCTCTATGAGACCGTCGAGAAATTGGCCATAACGGATTCCCTGACCGGCCTTTATCTAAGAAGGTATTTTCATGAAAGGATTGCCGAGGAACTACAAAGATCGAATAGGTATAAATTCGAGTTCGCTTTTCTTATGATAGATATAGATGATTTCAAACGTACAAACGATACATGCGGGCACTTGGTGGGAGACGTTATATTAAAAGATCTGGGGCATCTGATAAAAGAAAGCGTTCGCGAGATAGATCTTGTTTCGAGATATGGCGGGGAAGAGTTCGCCGTGGTTTTGCCCGAGACGAGTCCGCAGGGCGCTATGCTCGTCGCGGACAGGATTAGAAAGAGAATAGAGGAACATCTATTCAAAGCCTACGATGAGGCGCTCAAAATCACCATCTCGACAGGCGTTTCAGCTTATCCGCAAGATTCGGATGAAGTGAATGCCCTGATAGAGAAGGCCGACATTGCTATGTATGACGCGAAAAAATCAGGCAAAAATGTTGTGTGCAGGTACAAAAGATAG
- the ugpC gene encoding sn-glycerol-3-phosphate ABC transporter ATP-binding protein UgpC: MAQVSLNNVSKFFPGNVQAIKDINLGIENKEFVVLVGPSGCGKSTTLRIIAGLEEASSGDVYIGDQRVNDVPPKDRNIAMVFQNYALYPHMSVYENMAFGLRLRKYPRTEIDSRVREAATILGIEKLLHRKPRELSGGQRQRVAVGRAIVRKPLVFLFDEPLSNLDAKMRVQMRTEIKKLHLRLQTTMVYVTHDQTEALTMGDRIVIMKDGIIQQIADPIRLYDKPINKFVAGFIGSPPMNFIKGTIIKKDGKCYFNEGKFRVRIVDSMMKSIEPYIDKEIIFGIRPEDIYDKLFVSEAPPDNTIKATCEVIEPMGSEAYLYLNTGRSSFIAKVGGHNKPTLNQDMDLVFDMSKVHFFDRDTENTII; encoded by the coding sequence ATGGCGCAGGTAAGTTTAAATAATGTCTCGAAGTTCTTCCCCGGCAATGTCCAGGCTATAAAGGACATTAATCTGGGAATTGAAAATAAAGAATTCGTAGTCCTCGTAGGTCCTTCCGGTTGCGGCAAATCCACCACTTTAAGAATAATAGCAGGTCTCGAAGAAGCGTCTTCGGGCGACGTCTATATAGGCGACCAGCGCGTTAATGATGTGCCGCCTAAGGACAGGAATATCGCCATGGTGTTCCAGAATTACGCGCTTTATCCTCACATGTCCGTATATGAAAATATGGCCTTCGGACTTCGTCTGCGGAAATATCCGCGTACCGAAATAGATTCCAGGGTCAGGGAGGCGGCCACTATCCTCGGCATAGAGAAGTTGCTCCACAGGAAGCCCAGGGAACTATCGGGCGGACAGCGGCAAAGGGTAGCGGTCGGCCGTGCCATAGTCAGGAAGCCGCTCGTATTCTTATTCGACGAACCTCTCTCGAACCTCGACGCGAAGATGCGTGTCCAGATGAGGACCGAGATAAAGAAACTGCATCTGCGGCTCCAGACGACGATGGTGTACGTGACCCACGACCAGACGGAAGCTTTGACGATGGGCGACAGAATAGTCATCATGAAGGACGGCATTATTCAGCAGATAGCTGATCCCATCCGGCTTTACGATAAGCCGATAAATAAATTCGTCGCCGGTTTTATCGGCAGTCCCCCGATGAATTTTATCAAAGGCACTATAATAAAAAAAGACGGGAAGTGCTATTTTAACGAAGGCAAGTTCAGGGTCCGCATCGTCGATTCTATGATGAAATCCATAGAACCATATATCGATAAAGAGATAATATTCGGCATAAGGCCCGAGGATATATACGATAAGTTGTTTGTGTCGGAAGCTCCTCCGGACAATACGATAAAAGCAACCTGCGAGGTTATAGAGCCCATGGGCTCCGAAGCATACTTGTATTTGAACACAGGCAGAAGCTCCTTTATAGCAAAAGTCGGTGGACATAACAAGCCGACGTTGAACCAGGATATGGATCTCGTGTTCGATATGTCGAAAGTTCACTTTTTCGATAGAGATACGGAGAACACGATAATCTAA
- the lptC gene encoding LPS export ABC transporter periplasmic protein LptC, with translation MRKNNLISFALILVLLCASSAVYAASPNEIVPQAPKEPIIVNGDNVEYFHEKKMVTGAGNISIKYKDIELTCDKITVYLDTREALAEGNVRVTQKDAYFTGERMNYNFDTKKGTVLNGYLSARPFYGKAEKVEKVERKDEYIMERGYATTCDLDEPHYRLQARRVEIYLNDKVVAKHIVVFVGNVPVLYWPYYVQPLKQKKSYVNVMAGKKKEWGYYALTSYRYNVNDALKGDAMLDYRTKDGLGLAGGINNYHDFGKMGKGAFKVYYTKEDGKGDDNDHPNEIIHRYRYQLRHIWDMGEGTDTTAIMEFNKLSDRDIIKDYFYNEYAELGDDPDNYVTFLTKKPEYTTEFLIRKRVNKFQSVVERLPEYKLNINNIALIKDVPLYYTGVTSGVYLKQRLPADGTNQKGIDVVRFDTNNQLSYVFRFFRTFTVTPYIGSEETYYSKTNGGESNKIRTVLNAGVNNTIKFYRTFDFSTNFLGLDINKLRHVVTPTANYIYTHQPAIGPNKLYQLDEIDAVDKQNYISLGLENRLQTKRKNKSVDLATLMINSDYHFRMKKDVGTIFEEKFRNVDLQLELIPYDWLYSVSRLSYSTKNAAVRTASIDITGGISDKWSVSARYDYEKEIEGINNLLTADTMYKFNDKWRIRAYQTYSLFKGSLTDQEYTIYRDLHCFIAELTLDFSSTSDRDNIGLWFAIRLKAFPETPIGLKQTYSRPRFGSASVASRSSLSN, from the coding sequence TTGCGAAAAAATAACCTCATTTCGTTCGCGCTCATATTAGTATTGTTATGCGCGTCTTCCGCGGTTTACGCCGCGTCTCCCAATGAGATTGTCCCCCAGGCTCCCAAAGAGCCGATAATAGTTAATGGCGATAACGTCGAATATTTCCACGAAAAGAAGATGGTTACCGGTGCCGGCAATATATCCATAAAATATAAAGACATAGAGCTTACCTGCGACAAGATAACGGTTTATTTAGATACGAGGGAAGCGTTGGCGGAGGGCAATGTCCGCGTTACTCAGAAAGACGCGTATTTTACCGGCGAGCGGATGAATTATAATTTTGATACAAAAAAGGGCACGGTACTGAACGGTTATCTGAGCGCGCGGCCATTTTACGGCAAAGCTGAAAAAGTGGAGAAAGTCGAGCGTAAAGACGAATATATCATGGAGCGCGGATACGCCACGACCTGCGATCTGGACGAACCGCACTACAGGTTGCAGGCCCGTCGCGTGGAAATATATCTTAATGACAAGGTAGTGGCTAAACACATCGTTGTATTTGTAGGTAACGTTCCCGTGCTTTATTGGCCTTACTATGTCCAACCGTTAAAGCAGAAGAAGTCGTATGTAAATGTGATGGCCGGAAAAAAGAAGGAATGGGGTTATTACGCCCTGACATCTTACCGGTATAATGTCAACGATGCGCTTAAAGGCGACGCCATGCTGGACTACAGGACCAAGGATGGTCTTGGCCTGGCCGGTGGTATAAATAATTATCACGATTTTGGAAAGATGGGTAAGGGCGCCTTTAAAGTTTATTACACTAAAGAAGACGGTAAGGGGGATGATAATGATCACCCCAACGAGATCATACACAGGTACCGTTATCAACTGCGTCACATCTGGGACATGGGAGAAGGCACAGACACGACGGCAATAATGGAATTTAATAAGTTAAGCGATCGCGATATTATTAAAGATTACTTTTATAATGAATATGCCGAACTCGGCGACGACCCCGATAACTATGTTACGTTTCTAACCAAGAAACCAGAGTATACGACGGAATTTCTCATCAGGAAACGTGTTAATAAGTTCCAGTCTGTGGTCGAGCGCCTTCCGGAATATAAGTTAAATATAAACAATATCGCTCTTATAAAAGATGTGCCGTTATATTATACCGGCGTGACAAGCGGCGTATATTTAAAACAGCGTCTTCCCGCCGATGGGACTAATCAGAAGGGTATAGATGTAGTGCGTTTTGATACCAATAATCAGCTTTCATATGTATTCAGATTTTTCAGGACGTTCACCGTGACGCCTTATATCGGCAGTGAAGAAACGTATTATTCCAAAACTAACGGCGGCGAGTCCAATAAGATAAGGACGGTTCTTAATGCAGGTGTTAATAATACCATAAAATTTTACAGGACATTCGATTTCTCGACAAATTTCTTAGGCTTGGACATAAATAAACTGCGGCATGTGGTTACGCCTACCGCGAACTATATTTATACCCATCAGCCCGCCATAGGGCCTAATAAACTTTATCAGCTCGACGAGATAGACGCCGTAGATAAGCAGAATTATATAAGCCTGGGCTTAGAGAACCGTTTGCAGACAAAGAGAAAAAATAAGTCCGTGGATCTGGCAACTTTGATGATCAACTCCGACTATCATTTCAGAATGAAGAAAGATGTCGGAACTATATTTGAGGAGAAATTCCGTAATGTAGATCTGCAACTGGAACTAATACCATATGACTGGCTGTATTCCGTATCGCGCTTGTCTTATAGCACAAAGAACGCCGCTGTACGTACGGCGAGTATCGATATAACGGGCGGTATAAGCGATAAGTGGTCTGTGAGCGCCAGATATGATTATGAAAAGGAGATCGAAGGGATAAATAATTTACTGACGGCGGATACGATGTATAAGTTTAACGACAAATGGCGGATCAGGGCCTATCAGACATACAGTTTATTCAAGGGGTCTCTTACCGACCAGGAATATACGATATACAGGGACCTGCATTGTTTCATTGCCGAGTTGACTCTCGATTTTAGCAGTACAAGCGACCGCGATAATATCGGCCTATGGTTTGCCATCCGGCTGAAGGCGTTCCCGGAAACGCCTATAGGGTTGAAACAGACATATTCCCGTCCGAGATTCGGTTCAGCTTCTGTGGCAAGCCGTAGCTCGTTATCTAACTAA
- a CDS encoding sensor domain-containing diguanylate cyclase, giving the protein MTPSIKRTALGVISIASFILSTFLLFSLPANHSILSLFYFNLAENLIFTYNIAIIFAWIAFGTIFGIVITVLSAILVLLLNMRIGLVGHTIFTLPFFITAFFGFLCRRRRNHLYDSYRLKMEKLREDTNIITTGMEDRRKGIFSVEEKLQRYSALKEVIDSFSTQLMFDDIKKLIMEKTAKTLSKPGRILLFLVDTEKQELILSASRATARAAAKKGDLFDRWVFKHRRPLIVEDIATDFRFSTDNHGDLKKVFRSLIAAPLISGDKVIGILRMDNTREFAYSQDDLRLLGIIADLGAVSIENAMLYARTQELAIKDSLTGLAVRRYFMERLHEEVKRTSIKKSHMSLLMLDIDRFKEYNDKFGHAAGDIVLKHMARTLGALVKEGDIVARYGGEEIVVMLCGRNKAEAAREAEAMRVAIKESPITLRRHTANVTVSIGLAGYPEDALPAEGLIRIADERLYKAKAQGRDRVCSA; this is encoded by the coding sequence ATGACACCTTCCATAAAAAGAACGGCCCTCGGCGTTATTTCCATAGCATCATTTATTCTTTCGACATTTCTGTTATTCAGTTTGCCCGCCAATCATAGCATACTGTCGCTATTCTATTTTAACCTTGCGGAGAATCTGATATTCACCTACAACATCGCGATCATATTCGCGTGGATCGCGTTTGGCACGATCTTTGGCATTGTTATAACGGTGCTCTCGGCCATCCTCGTATTGCTCCTGAATATGAGGATAGGGCTCGTCGGGCATACGATATTTACTCTGCCATTTTTTATTACCGCTTTCTTCGGTTTTCTTTGCCGCCGCCGCAGGAACCATCTTTACGATTCGTACAGGCTGAAGATGGAGAAGCTACGCGAGGATACAAATATCATTACCACCGGTATGGAGGATAGGCGTAAGGGGATATTTTCCGTGGAGGAAAAGCTCCAGCGATATTCTGCTCTCAAGGAGGTTATCGATTCGTTCAGTACCCAGCTCATGTTTGACGACATAAAGAAACTTATAATGGAGAAGACAGCAAAAACTTTAAGCAAGCCCGGCAGGATACTACTCTTCCTTGTTGATACCGAGAAGCAGGAGCTTATATTGTCGGCATCACGCGCTACGGCGCGCGCCGCGGCGAAAAAGGGCGATCTTTTCGACCGGTGGGTATTCAAGCACAGGCGTCCGTTGATAGTGGAAGATATTGCTACGGACTTCAGATTCTCTACGGACAACCACGGCGATCTCAAGAAAGTGTTCAGGTCGCTTATCGCCGCGCCTCTAATAAGCGGTGACAAAGTGATCGGCATACTGAGAATGGACAACACCCGTGAATTCGCTTATTCGCAGGACGATCTCCGGCTTTTAGGTATAATAGCCGACCTGGGCGCGGTTTCAATAGAAAACGCAATGCTTTATGCCAGGACGCAGGAATTGGCGATAAAGGATTCCCTGACAGGCCTGGCTGTCAGAAGATATTTCATGGAACGATTGCACGAAGAAGTGAAGCGTACGTCGATAAAAAAATCCCACATGTCGCTTCTTATGCTCGACATCGATCGTTTTAAGGAATACAACGATAAATTTGGGCATGCGGCGGGCGATATCGTATTGAAACACATGGCCAGGACGCTCGGCGCTTTGGTAAAAGAAGGGGACATCGTCGCCAGATATGGCGGGGAGGAGATCGTCGTCATGTTGTGCGGCAGGAACAAGGCGGAGGCCGCCCGCGAAGCGGAGGCGATGCGCGTGGCGATCAAGGAGAGTCCGATCACGTTGCGGCGGCATACCGCCAATGTCACCGTGTCGATAGGCCTCGCGGGTTATCCGGAGGATGCGTTACCCGCGGAGGGGCTGATAAGAATAGCGGACGAGCGGCTTTATAAGGCGAAGGCCCAGGGGAGGGATAGAGTTTGTTCAGCCTGA
- a CDS encoding decaprenyl-phosphate phosphoribosyltransferase, with protein sequence MKNTHIIWYVFEAMRPRQWLKNIAVFIALVFSRSLFDASAVIDSTLTFIAFCLISGFSYMINDIYDKDSDNIHPEKLKRPIASGALKESTAMKIAGIAGPVIIAICVLWSWKVAAVLFIYFILQLAYSRFLKHVVLFDILAIAFSFVLRVFAGAVAINLAPSSWLLFCTILLSLFLSLCKRRHEALLMKETAHIHRRTLSEYSPLLLDQLISFTTSTFLICYILYTVYSETATRFGAEGLKYSTVFILYGIFRYLYLTYSKNLGGNPEDILVKDKPFLVNIVLYTIFVVCVIYFKG encoded by the coding sequence ATGAAAAACACGCATATTATATGGTATGTATTCGAAGCCATGAGGCCGCGGCAATGGCTGAAGAACATCGCCGTTTTTATAGCGCTCGTATTTTCCAGATCTCTTTTTGACGCCTCAGCCGTCATTGATTCAACGCTTACTTTTATAGCTTTTTGTCTGATATCCGGTTTTTCATACATGATAAATGATATATATGATAAGGATTCAGATAATATCCATCCCGAAAAACTTAAAAGGCCGATAGCCTCCGGAGCGCTTAAAGAAAGTACGGCCATGAAGATCGCCGGAATAGCCGGTCCGGTAATAATAGCAATATGTGTATTATGGTCATGGAAGGTGGCGGCCGTTCTTTTTATTTATTTTATTCTCCAGCTGGCATATTCCCGGTTCTTGAAACATGTAGTGTTGTTTGATATACTTGCTATAGCATTTAGTTTTGTGCTCAGGGTGTTCGCAGGTGCCGTCGCGATAAACCTGGCGCCGTCTTCCTGGCTATTATTCTGCACTATATTATTGTCGCTGTTCTTGAGCTTATGCAAAAGACGGCACGAGGCCTTGCTCATGAAAGAGACGGCCCATATTCATCGCAGGACATTGAGCGAATATAGTCCGCTCCTCTTAGACCAGCTTATATCATTTACGACCTCGACATTTCTCATATGCTACATACTCTATACGGTTTATTCGGAAACGGCGACCCGTTTCGGGGCCGAAGGTTTGAAATATTCCACCGTATTTATACTGTATGGGATATTCAGGTATCTTTATCTGACCTACTCTAAGAATCTGGGCGGTAACCCGGAAGATATACTGGTAAAAGACAAGCCATTCCTTGTAAATATCGTACTCTACACTATCTTCGTCGTTTGCGTTATATACTTTAAGGGGTAA